In one Sulfitobacter sp. LCG007 genomic region, the following are encoded:
- a CDS encoding YceI family protein, producing the protein MRLKSLIATGITLAAFAPSARAEPATWVIDPDHTVIAFTVMHAGYARVLGRFGEVAGSFTYDPETRALGAVEVRIAAQSVDTFHEARDEHVRSADFLDAVSHPDITFIAEGGTPTSETSGTVTGDLSIRGVTQPVTLKVDLNQIAPYPCCHGKETIGISASATLLRSAFGSTYALPVFVGDEVAVTIEFEANRQE; encoded by the coding sequence GTGAGACTGAAATCCCTAATCGCAACAGGCATCACCCTTGCCGCCTTCGCCCCTTCCGCGCGGGCCGAACCTGCGACCTGGGTGATCGATCCCGACCATACCGTGATCGCCTTCACCGTGATGCATGCAGGCTATGCCCGTGTGCTCGGACGCTTCGGAGAGGTTGCCGGCAGTTTCACCTACGATCCCGAGACGCGCGCGCTGGGTGCCGTCGAGGTGCGTATCGCCGCCCAGAGCGTGGACACCTTCCACGAGGCGCGCGACGAGCATGTGCGCTCTGCCGACTTTCTCGATGCGGTATCGCATCCCGACATCACGTTCATCGCCGAGGGCGGCACGCCCACATCCGAAACCAGCGGCACCGTGACCGGTGATCTTTCCATAAGGGGCGTGACCCAACCGGTCACGCTCAAGGTCGACCTCAACCAGATCGCGCCCTACCCCTGTTGCCACGGCAAGGAAACCATAGGGATATCGGCCAGCGCCACATTGCTGCGCTCTGCATTCGGAAGCACCTACGCCCTGCCGGTGTTCGTGGGCGACGAGGTCGCCGTCACGATCGAATTCGAGGCCAATCGTCAGGAGTGA